The proteins below are encoded in one region of Myxococcales bacterium:
- a CDS encoding DUF1232 domain-containing protein, which yields MLLTVVYVIMPVDFVPDVIVIVGWIDDLIALLAAGTGLLLAFRRFQREQGAALQTPQESYITPGVVETQGTEVR from the coding sequence ATGCTCTTGACCGTCGTGTACGTGATCATGCCGGTCGACTTCGTGCCCGACGTGATCGTGATCGTCGGGTGGATCGACGATCTGATCGCGCTCCTGGCCGCCGGAACAGGCTTGCTCCTCGCTTTCCGCCGCTTTCAGCGCGAGCAAGGCGCCGCGCTCCAGACGCCTCAGGAGAGTTACATCACCCCGGGTGTGGTCGAGACCCAGGGCACCGAGGTGCGCTGA
- a CDS encoding M48 family metalloprotease translates to MSLGPACHARWTELGKSDGNMRLAPIFLALALGAAACSPGGVRRNAAAARSAPSLGDDEELGRLADQRVLTDVQVFSSPALDTYVGTILRSVGKFAEPSPSRWHLRLLDSSHISIRSGPGGYVYVTRGLLACLSSEAELAAALAHEVAHISQRDWRRQAEYLVEHGVEDGDLDKLRSDERLRLLSRLRAEEHVADTLALDYLKRAGYAGGGLLAVVRLFAELERLAGGSRVPAVLRTHPDTGARLKAIAQQIGSGGTWRKREYLAKVNGLPFGESPRTGYLYGDRYVVPDSDFELTLPAIWRARLIGRDLMAALPGKATIVIVARSEHGSLEQTLSALGERERFAETTLGARRAFVLSESAGARLEARTYVFDTPGAPLVMAIVLPQSTTENVQVRDLLEGASKISDPALRELGQLHVRLTTLSEESSLRALFARSPPHTNLATFAMINGVGPDEPLPAGSIVKRIDP, encoded by the coding sequence ATGTCGCTCGGTCCAGCGTGCCACGCCCGCTGGACTGAGCTAGGGAAGAGCGACGGCAACATGCGGCTCGCTCCGATATTTCTGGCCCTGGCACTCGGCGCCGCCGCCTGCTCACCGGGCGGTGTGCGGAGGAATGCCGCCGCTGCGCGCTCCGCGCCGAGCCTCGGCGATGACGAGGAGCTCGGTCGGCTGGCGGATCAGCGAGTGCTGACCGACGTCCAGGTGTTCTCGAGCCCCGCACTGGACACCTACGTGGGCACCATTCTCCGCAGCGTCGGGAAGTTCGCCGAGCCCTCACCCTCGCGCTGGCATCTGAGGCTGCTCGACAGCTCTCACATCAGCATCCGTTCCGGTCCCGGTGGTTATGTCTATGTGACTCGCGGACTGCTGGCGTGCCTCAGCTCCGAGGCAGAGCTCGCGGCAGCATTGGCTCACGAGGTCGCTCACATTTCGCAACGGGACTGGCGGCGCCAAGCTGAATACCTCGTTGAGCACGGGGTCGAGGACGGCGACCTGGATAAACTCCGTTCCGACGAGCGCCTGAGGCTGCTGTCGCGCCTGCGCGCGGAGGAGCACGTGGCGGATACGCTCGCCCTCGACTACCTGAAACGCGCCGGATACGCCGGCGGCGGGCTGCTCGCGGTGGTGCGGTTGTTCGCGGAATTGGAGCGTCTGGCGGGCGGCAGTCGCGTACCGGCCGTGCTCCGAACTCACCCCGACACGGGCGCGCGGCTGAAGGCGATTGCTCAGCAAATCGGTTCGGGCGGAACGTGGCGTAAGCGAGAGTATCTGGCGAAGGTCAACGGGCTGCCGTTCGGCGAGAGTCCACGCACCGGGTACCTGTATGGAGACCGCTACGTCGTGCCCGATTCGGACTTCGAGCTGACACTGCCCGCAATCTGGCGCGCACGGTTGATCGGTCGCGATCTGATGGCTGCTCTGCCCGGCAAGGCGACGATTGTCATCGTGGCGCGCTCCGAGCACGGCTCACTGGAACAGACCCTGTCGGCGCTCGGCGAGCGGGAACGGTTTGCGGAGACGACGCTGGGAGCGCGGCGTGCCTTCGTGCTCAGCGAGAGCGCGGGCGCGCGGCTCGAGGCGCGGACCTACGTCTTCGACACACCGGGCGCCCCACTGGTCATGGCGATCGTCCTGCCGCAATCGACCACGGAGAACGTGCAGGTGAGAGACCTGCTCGAGGGCGCGAGCAAGATCTCCGATCCCGCCTTGCGGGAGCTCGGTCAGCTCCACGTTCGGTTGACGACGCTGAGCGAAGAGAGCTCACTGCGGGCACTCTTCGCGCGCTCTCCCCCGCATACCAACCTGGCGACCTTCGCGATGATCAACGGTGTCGGTCCGGACGAACCACTGCCGGCGGGAAGCATCGTGAAGCGCATCGACCCGTGA
- a CDS encoding peptidylprolyl isomerase yields the protein MRAPSAPGLWLVVASACATASPPPTKRVVIVTAPGAPVEDPSPPSQSTACIPAPRRPTARSTPRSLPPNPDDPRLGRFDIRDAIQGLRGSWPLIARIETSEGDLSCTLWDEVAPLTVANFVGLARGLRPFRDPATGLWLTRPAYEGTTFHRVIRGFMLQGGDPSGNGTGDPGYNLPDELDERIQSDHRGVLYMANRGPDTNGMQFFILDAPAPHIAGRYSAFGECEPDEVIESIASVPTGAGDRPRTPVEIRRVQIAFKEPCRSP from the coding sequence ATGAGAGCGCCGAGTGCACCCGGGCTCTGGTTGGTGGTCGCGAGCGCCTGCGCCACGGCCTCGCCGCCGCCGACCAAGCGAGTCGTGATCGTCACGGCGCCCGGCGCGCCAGTGGAAGATCCCTCGCCGCCGTCACAGAGCACAGCGTGTATTCCGGCCCCGCGTAGGCCCACTGCGCGGAGCACACCGCGAAGCCTACCCCCGAACCCCGATGACCCTCGCCTGGGGCGCTTCGACATTCGGGACGCAATCCAAGGCCTGCGAGGTTCGTGGCCGCTGATCGCGCGCATCGAGACCTCCGAGGGTGATCTCTCCTGCACACTCTGGGACGAGGTCGCTCCGCTGACCGTCGCCAACTTCGTGGGCTTGGCCCGAGGACTTCGCCCATTTCGGGATCCCGCGACCGGCCTGTGGCTCACCCGACCCGCTTATGAAGGGACGACATTTCACCGCGTGATCCGTGGTTTCATGCTGCAGGGCGGAGATCCGAGCGGAAACGGCACCGGGGACCCCGGTTACAACCTGCCGGACGAGCTCGACGAGCGCATTCAGAGCGACCACCGCGGCGTGCTCTACATGGCCAATCGCGGGCCGGACACCAACGGCATGCAGTTCTTCATCCTGGACGCGCCAGCCCCGCACATCGCCGGGCGCTACTCGGCGTTCGGTGAGTGCGAACCCGACGAGGTGATCGAGAGCATTGCGAGCGTGCCGACAGGCGCCGGCGACCGACCGCGGACGCCCGTGGAGATCCGCCGTGTGCAGATCGCCTTCAAGGAGCCGTGTCGCAGCCCCTGA
- the treS gene encoding maltose alpha-D-glucosyltransferase has translation MATKTVGNRESDPSWYKDAVFYELRIRTFFDSNGDGVGDIRGLIQKLDYLVDLGVTTLWLLPFYPSPLRDDGYDIADYRDVHPAVGNLGDFRALIRAAHERGLRIVTELVLNHTSDQHAWFQRARRAPPGSKERDYYVWSDTPERYADARIIFTDYEASNWTWDPVAKAYYWHRFFFHQPDLNFENPEVRQAMFDNVDFWLELGVDGLRLDAVPYLFEREGSSCENLPETHAYLRELRRHVDRQYPGRMLLAEANQWPEDAVAYFGDDDECHMAFHFPIMPRLFLALRTEEAFPIIDTLAQTPPIPEAAQWAIFLRNHDELTLEMVTDDERDLMLRAYAEEPEMRVNVGIRRRLAPLLGNNRRRIELLNALLFSLPGTPVLYYGDEIGMGDNIYLGDRNGVRTPMQWSPDRNAGFSRANPQRLFLPPIIDPENHYESVNVENQQRNPSSLLWWTKRLIALRKQHAAFGRGTFRVVASGNRSVLAFTRQFGDETILVVANMSRFAQYAELDMPDLAGLEPVELFGRNRFPALRSTPYPMSIGPHEFFWFALENRLESAKLQSEDIAPDLRVWSSWTEILDAKRLTPPLERSLRRFLARQRWFRSKSRELDKLRIAHSFELPNGSDTRLTFVEVGFSSGEPETYVTALGLRPEGHPDPIARVRRQSRQRAQVVVDVSGESLVPSWLFEVCSTKKRVKSPWGTLVGTRAPALGRKLPAELAVRPLALDQTNTTFVLGDSVTCKVSRRVEEAPSVEVELLAALAPRAAGLGIPELLGTVDLLRDGGLASTLATFTTFIPNHGTAWQLSVDEVHRYFDRVLSQKGTEPPASRPGRRGRRGERSATDPQADVVGGYVEVARRLGQRVAALHVALAEAPGAELGVAPFTGLARRSAYQALRTLGAGCLESLKKKQPDLPDSARELAQAVLGRRRAIEELSRSLTETNFGGRLIRVHGDLHLGQILHTGNDFAIIDFEGEPGRSPADRRRRRSPLVDVAGMLRSLSYAVYGVLRGEVPLSGPRHEDTLRLEPWARLWVNTASHALLEAYAEGVAAARIVPEDEGERLALLRVFVLEKALYEVSYELDNRPGWVAVPLQGVLDVLE, from the coding sequence ATGGCGACGAAAACAGTGGGAAATCGAGAATCCGACCCTTCTTGGTACAAAGATGCGGTCTTCTACGAGCTGAGGATCCGGACTTTCTTCGACAGCAACGGCGATGGGGTCGGCGACATCCGCGGACTCATTCAGAAGCTCGACTACCTGGTCGATCTGGGCGTCACGACTCTCTGGCTCTTGCCGTTCTACCCGTCGCCGTTGCGAGACGACGGTTACGACATCGCGGACTACCGCGACGTGCACCCGGCGGTCGGGAACCTCGGCGACTTCCGCGCGCTGATCCGGGCGGCGCACGAGCGCGGCCTGCGCATCGTCACCGAGCTCGTTCTCAACCACACGTCTGATCAGCATGCCTGGTTTCAACGCGCGCGGCGCGCGCCGCCAGGCAGCAAAGAGCGCGACTACTACGTCTGGAGCGACACACCAGAGCGCTACGCGGACGCTCGCATCATCTTCACCGACTACGAGGCGAGCAACTGGACGTGGGATCCAGTAGCCAAGGCGTACTACTGGCATCGCTTCTTCTTCCATCAGCCGGATCTGAACTTCGAGAACCCGGAGGTCCGTCAGGCGATGTTCGACAACGTCGACTTCTGGCTGGAGCTCGGGGTCGACGGGCTGCGCCTCGACGCGGTGCCCTATCTGTTCGAGCGTGAGGGCTCGAGCTGCGAAAATCTCCCCGAGACGCATGCCTACTTGCGGGAGCTGCGTCGTCACGTGGACCGCCAATACCCGGGACGAATGCTGCTGGCCGAGGCCAACCAGTGGCCAGAAGACGCAGTCGCCTACTTCGGCGACGACGACGAGTGCCACATGGCGTTTCACTTCCCGATCATGCCGCGCCTGTTCTTGGCGCTCAGGACCGAGGAAGCGTTCCCCATCATCGACACACTCGCGCAGACACCGCCAATCCCCGAGGCCGCGCAGTGGGCCATCTTTCTGCGCAATCACGACGAGCTGACGCTGGAGATGGTCACCGACGACGAGCGCGATCTGATGCTTCGGGCGTACGCGGAGGAACCGGAGATGCGGGTCAACGTCGGGATTCGGCGTCGTCTCGCGCCGTTGCTCGGCAACAATCGCCGGCGCATCGAGCTCCTGAACGCGCTCTTGTTCTCCCTGCCGGGCACGCCGGTTCTGTACTACGGCGACGAGATCGGGATGGGTGACAACATCTACCTCGGTGATCGCAACGGTGTACGGACGCCGATGCAGTGGAGCCCCGACCGGAACGCTGGTTTCTCCAGAGCTAACCCGCAGCGTTTGTTCCTGCCGCCGATCATCGACCCCGAGAACCACTACGAGTCGGTCAATGTCGAGAACCAGCAGCGCAATCCCAGCTCGTTGCTCTGGTGGACGAAGCGGCTCATCGCCCTGCGCAAGCAGCACGCCGCGTTCGGACGCGGAACTTTTCGAGTCGTTGCGTCGGGCAATCGTTCGGTGCTGGCCTTCACGCGGCAGTTCGGCGACGAGACGATCCTGGTCGTGGCCAACATGTCCCGCTTTGCGCAGTACGCGGAGCTCGACATGCCGGATCTTGCCGGCCTCGAGCCGGTCGAGCTCTTCGGGCGCAATCGTTTTCCGGCGCTCAGGAGCACGCCGTATCCCATGTCCATCGGCCCGCACGAGTTCTTCTGGTTCGCGCTGGAGAACCGCCTCGAGTCGGCCAAACTTCAATCCGAAGACATCGCGCCGGATCTTCGGGTGTGGTCCAGCTGGACCGAGATCCTGGACGCCAAGCGACTGACTCCGCCGTTGGAGCGGAGCCTCCGGCGTTTCTTGGCGCGTCAGCGCTGGTTCCGCAGCAAGTCACGGGAGCTCGACAAACTCCGGATTGCTCACTCGTTCGAGCTCCCGAATGGCAGCGACACCCGGTTGACGTTTGTCGAAGTGGGATTCTCGAGCGGCGAACCGGAAACCTATGTCACCGCGCTGGGGCTGCGTCCCGAGGGTCACCCCGACCCCATCGCGCGCGTTCGCCGGCAGTCGCGCCAGCGCGCTCAGGTTGTGGTGGACGTCAGCGGGGAATCGCTGGTGCCGAGCTGGTTGTTCGAGGTCTGCTCGACCAAAAAACGCGTGAAGAGCCCGTGGGGAACCCTGGTTGGTACGCGTGCGCCAGCACTCGGGCGCAAACTGCCGGCGGAGCTCGCGGTTCGTCCGCTCGCACTCGATCAGACCAATACGACCTTCGTGCTGGGGGACAGCGTCACGTGCAAGGTCTCGCGGCGGGTCGAGGAGGCCCCCAGCGTCGAGGTCGAGCTGTTGGCTGCCTTGGCCCCGCGGGCAGCGGGGCTGGGGATCCCGGAGTTGCTCGGCACCGTGGACCTGCTGCGCGACGGAGGGCTCGCCTCGACGCTCGCTACGTTCACGACGTTCATCCCAAACCATGGCACCGCATGGCAGCTGTCCGTCGACGAGGTTCACCGCTATTTCGATCGCGTGCTCTCTCAGAAGGGCACGGAACCTCCTGCCTCGAGGCCAGGCCGTCGCGGGCGGCGTGGCGAGCGCAGCGCAACGGATCCGCAGGCAGACGTCGTCGGCGGTTATGTCGAGGTCGCGCGGCGCCTCGGGCAGCGTGTCGCGGCGCTGCACGTCGCGTTGGCGGAAGCGCCCGGCGCGGAACTCGGCGTGGCGCCATTTACTGGGTTGGCGCGCCGCTCGGCCTACCAGGCGCTGAGGACCTTGGGCGCAGGTTGTCTCGAGTCGCTGAAGAAGAAACAACCCGACTTGCCGGATTCTGCCCGAGAGCTCGCCCAAGCGGTGCTTGGCCGGCGCCGCGCCATCGAGGAGCTTTCACGTTCACTCACCGAGACGAATTTCGGCGGGCGCTTGATCCGAGTGCATGGTGACCTGCACCTCGGTCAGATTCTCCACACCGGCAACGACTTTGCCATCATCGACTTCGAGGGAGAGCCCGGACGGTCGCCGGCCGATCGTCGCCGCCGGAGGTCGCCATTGGTCGATGTCGCCGGCATGCTGAGGTCGCTTTCGTACGCGGTCTACGGGGTCTTGCGCGGAGAGGTTCCGCTCAGTGGCCCTCGTCACGAAGACACGCTGCGACTCGAGCCGTGGGCGCGGCTCTGGGTCAACACCGCCTCGCACGCGCTGCTCGAGGCCTACGCCGAGGGTGTGGCTGCCGCCCGCATCGTTCCCGAGGACGAGGGGGAGCGACTGGCGCTGCTCCGGGTATTCGTGCTCGAAAAGGCCCTGTACGAGGTCAGCTACGAGCTCGACAACCGCCCGGGCTGGGTCGCCGTGCCGCTGCAGGGTGTGCTCGACGTGCTCGAGTGA
- a CDS encoding polyhydroxyalkanoic acid system family protein gives MSFGVDHAHSFTIEDARARIRALGEYLSNKHGISATWTNDNQATITGKYLVVSIEGTVTVEEKRVRFDGKDPGMLWRGKAKDYLANKLEKYLNPATAIDDLPRR, from the coding sequence ATGAGTTTTGGAGTCGACCACGCCCACAGTTTCACCATCGAAGACGCGCGCGCCCGCATCCGCGCCCTGGGTGAGTACCTGTCCAACAAACACGGCATCAGCGCGACCTGGACCAACGACAATCAGGCGACCATCACCGGCAAGTACCTGGTCGTTTCCATCGAGGGGACGGTCACGGTCGAGGAAAAAAGGGTGCGCTTCGACGGCAAGGACCCGGGCATGCTCTGGCGCGGCAAGGCCAAGGACTACCTGGCCAACAAGCTGGAGAAGTACTTGAACCCGGCCACCGCAATCGACGACTTGCCACGTCGCTGA
- a CDS encoding lysophospholipid acyltransferase family protein: protein MSGTWKRRAVTIPAVSFAFVLVTSSLPLLLLLAVLIDAVRSLTRRLPWVGTRLVLFGWFYLAGQVLGLAALFAVWLSSLVGGAERRQRLIRRTFAVQVRWAGALFRAVRTLFGLQVAVEGEDSLRGGPYVVFIRHASVIDTLLPTVLVTARHGIRLRFVLKRELLLDPCLDVAGLRLPNYFVDRTGDDPTDIAGVRQLGEHLGEAEGVLIYPEGTRFTLDKHRRALEKLATEAPDLFEYAKGLTHVLPPRVGGALALLEAASEADVVFFAHVGLDGFASVGDIFRHALGARRIDVRIWRIPRAEIPRERAERISFLYREWHKVDAWVASHMRQHIGGGEGGSGPDSNSPE, encoded by the coding sequence ATGAGCGGCACGTGGAAACGCCGGGCCGTCACAATTCCGGCCGTGAGCTTCGCCTTTGTGCTCGTGACGTCGAGCCTGCCGCTGCTCCTGCTGCTCGCCGTTCTGATCGATGCCGTGCGCTCGCTCACACGTCGCCTGCCCTGGGTCGGGACACGGCTCGTGCTGTTCGGCTGGTTCTATCTAGCGGGGCAGGTGCTCGGCCTGGCCGCACTCTTCGCGGTCTGGCTCTCATCACTGGTCGGCGGCGCGGAGCGCCGGCAGCGGCTCATTCGTCGGACCTTCGCCGTGCAGGTCCGCTGGGCCGGTGCGCTCTTCCGCGCGGTACGGACCCTGTTCGGGCTGCAAGTCGCGGTCGAAGGCGAGGACTCGCTGCGCGGTGGACCGTATGTCGTCTTCATTCGCCACGCGAGTGTGATCGACACGCTTCTGCCCACGGTGCTGGTGACTGCCCGTCACGGTATCCGACTGCGTTTCGTGCTGAAACGGGAGTTGCTGTTGGATCCGTGCTTGGACGTGGCCGGCCTGCGTCTGCCCAACTACTTCGTCGATCGCACCGGGGATGACCCCACAGACATCGCCGGCGTGCGGCAGCTTGGTGAACACCTCGGTGAAGCGGAGGGAGTGCTGATCTATCCCGAGGGCACCCGCTTCACGCTCGACAAGCACCGACGTGCTCTGGAAAAGCTCGCTACCGAAGCACCAGACCTTTTCGAGTACGCCAAGGGCCTGACCCACGTTCTGCCTCCGCGTGTGGGCGGGGCGCTGGCGTTGCTCGAAGCAGCGAGCGAGGCCGACGTCGTGTTCTTCGCTCACGTCGGGCTCGACGGATTTGCAAGCGTCGGGGACATCTTCCGTCACGCGCTCGGCGCCCGGCGCATCGACGTGCGCATCTGGCGCATCCCGCGGGCGGAGATCCCGCGCGAGCGGGCAGAGCGAATTTCCTTCCTGTATCGGGAATGGCACAAGGTCGACGCCTGGGTCGCCAGCCACATGCGGCAGCACATTGGTGGCGGTGAGGGTGGGTCTGGGCCGGACTCGAATTCGCCCGAGTGA
- a CDS encoding DUF2927 domain-containing protein yields MRHSFAWGLALSLTVLGCSGSDSGPGAGGAGGAAGGGGWAGAAGAPDAALVKEWAEQVALGTEFGGGDKVVARWDGAPTLSVMIGSMADRADLDELVPKLNTRLGSHAVTVVGDADASADIQVHFVPLAEFGAIGAQEGFPVVPGNWGYFYMFWDKNHALTKTVVLLATDKLSGADLRHFTFEEVTQSLGLATDSDIFSDSIFYANGSDGGDASELSMLDQVLLQFLYAHTQPGDDKAAFDAAFDQFF; encoded by the coding sequence ATGCGTCACTCGTTCGCCTGGGGGTTGGCCCTCAGCCTGACTGTCCTCGGCTGTAGCGGCTCGGACTCCGGCCCTGGCGCGGGCGGCGCGGGCGGCGCTGCGGGGGGCGGCGGTTGGGCTGGCGCAGCCGGGGCCCCCGACGCCGCACTGGTCAAGGAGTGGGCCGAGCAGGTTGCGCTCGGAACCGAGTTCGGCGGCGGGGACAAGGTCGTCGCTCGCTGGGACGGCGCGCCGACGCTCTCGGTCATGATCGGGTCGATGGCGGATCGTGCTGACCTGGACGAGCTCGTTCCCAAGCTCAACACGAGGCTCGGCTCACACGCGGTGACGGTCGTCGGCGACGCCGATGCGAGCGCGGACATTCAGGTTCACTTCGTGCCGCTCGCGGAGTTCGGCGCAATCGGTGCCCAGGAGGGTTTCCCCGTCGTCCCGGGCAACTGGGGTTATTTCTACATGTTCTGGGACAAGAACCACGCGCTGACCAAGACCGTCGTGCTCTTGGCGACGGACAAACTGTCGGGCGCCGACCTGCGCCATTTCACCTTCGAAGAGGTCACACAGTCCCTCGGTCTCGCCACGGACTCGGACATCTTCTCCGACAGCATCTTCTACGCGAACGGCTCGGACGGCGGGGACGCCAGCGAGCTCAGCATGCTCGACCAGGTGCTGCTGCAATTCCTCTATGCACACACCCAGCCCGGAGATGACAAGGCGGCGTTCGACGCGGCATTCGACCAGTTCTTCTGA
- a CDS encoding SDR family oxidoreductase, with the protein MPDGNLSGKTFVITGANTGIGRATAEELARRGGRVVFACRSQDKTQPVIDEIRAATGNEELVFVELALDDLGSVRRAAEQILESEPAIHVLINNAGLARVPGETQNGFERTFGVNHLGHFLFTQLLLDRLRASAPSRIVNVASGSHYQAKELDFGLLRGPTRTFSGLPEYAVSKLCNVLFTAELARRLDGTGVTTYSLHPGTIASDIWRSVPLGLGRVARLFMKSNEEGAETTLYCATDPALGEVSGRYYDSCREKRPSKLASDAELARKLWQQSSEWVSVD; encoded by the coding sequence ATGCCCGACGGAAATCTCTCCGGAAAGACCTTCGTGATCACCGGCGCCAACACCGGCATTGGCCGGGCCACCGCCGAAGAGCTGGCGCGGCGCGGCGGCCGCGTCGTGTTCGCCTGCCGTTCGCAAGACAAGACTCAGCCCGTAATCGACGAGATCCGAGCGGCGACGGGCAACGAAGAGCTCGTATTCGTCGAGCTTGCCCTGGACGACCTCGGCTCGGTGCGGCGTGCGGCGGAACAAATCCTCGAGAGTGAGCCGGCCATCCACGTACTGATCAACAACGCTGGTTTGGCGCGAGTGCCCGGGGAGACCCAAAACGGCTTCGAGCGCACGTTTGGGGTGAACCACCTCGGACACTTCCTGTTCACGCAGCTGCTGCTCGATCGCCTTCGGGCATCCGCGCCCTCGCGCATCGTCAACGTCGCGAGCGGCTCCCACTACCAGGCTAAAGAGCTGGACTTCGGCTTGCTCCGCGGGCCCACTCGGACGTTCTCTGGATTGCCGGAGTATGCCGTGTCCAAGCTTTGCAATGTGCTCTTCACGGCGGAGCTTGCTCGCCGCCTCGACGGCACGGGTGTCACGACCTACTCGCTCCACCCGGGTACCATCGCCTCGGACATCTGGCGCAGCGTGCCCCTGGGTCTGGGCCGCGTTGCGCGACTGTTCATGAAGAGCAACGAAGAGGGGGCGGAGACGACGCTCTACTGCGCAACCGATCCCGCGCTCGGCGAGGTGAGCGGGCGGTACTACGACAGTTGCCGGGAGAAGCGGCCCAGCAAGCTCGCGTCCGATGCCGAGCTCGCCCGAAAGTTGTGGCAGCAAAGCTCGGAGTGGGTCTCCGTCGACTGA
- a CDS encoding GNAT family N-acetyltransferase, translated as MPKKIDLKGFEKKLRVRPLRKADYSRIVELQLACFPNMKPWAKEQFESQLSIFPQGQMCVTVDGVIVASSASLCVDFDIYSDWHDWKKLSDNGYIRNHDPKGDTLYGVEIMVHPKYRGLRIARRLYDARKQLCRTMNLARMVIGGRIPGFKEHSKKLTARQYVDRVKSKELHDPVLTAQLSNGFVLQRLIPEYLPSDEDSAGWATHMEWLNLDYQPNERRYFHPVQNVRVGAVQYQLRSISSFEEFAQQVAFFVDVASDYKCDFVVFPELFTLQLLGLAKARRPGLAARKLAEFTPRYLELFSALAIKHDVNIIGGSQFTVESGKLYNICYLFRRNGTIGKQYKLHITPSEKKWWGVEGGTQVEVFETDRGRIAMNVCYDVEFPELARIAAKQGAQILFVPFNTDERHGYLRVRLCAQARAIENHLYVVIAGVTGNLPNVENADIHYAQSAVLTPCDIAFARDGVANECQPNVETIVMCDVDLESVRRHRYTGSTTNWNDRRPDLYELNYIVGGEKTVI; from the coding sequence ATGCCGAAGAAAATTGACCTGAAGGGTTTCGAGAAAAAGCTGCGCGTTCGCCCGCTGCGGAAGGCGGACTACTCCCGCATCGTGGAGCTGCAGCTCGCCTGTTTCCCCAACATGAAACCCTGGGCGAAGGAGCAGTTCGAGAGCCAGCTATCCATCTTTCCGCAAGGGCAGATGTGCGTGACCGTGGACGGAGTCATCGTGGCGTCGTCAGCCAGCCTGTGTGTCGACTTCGACATCTACAGCGACTGGCACGACTGGAAGAAACTCTCGGACAACGGCTACATCCGCAACCACGATCCGAAGGGTGACACCCTATACGGTGTCGAGATCATGGTTCACCCGAAGTATCGGGGTTTGCGCATTGCTCGGCGCTTGTACGATGCCCGCAAACAGCTGTGCCGGACGATGAACCTCGCGCGTATGGTGATCGGGGGCCGCATCCCCGGCTTCAAGGAGCACAGCAAGAAGCTCACGGCGCGTCAGTACGTCGACCGCGTCAAGAGCAAGGAGCTCCACGATCCGGTGCTGACCGCACAGCTCTCCAACGGCTTCGTCTTGCAGCGGTTGATCCCCGAGTACCTCCCGTCGGACGAAGACTCCGCCGGTTGGGCGACCCACATGGAGTGGCTGAATCTGGACTATCAGCCGAACGAGCGTCGTTATTTCCACCCGGTACAGAACGTGCGGGTCGGGGCCGTTCAGTATCAGCTGCGCAGCATCTCGAGCTTCGAAGAGTTCGCGCAGCAGGTCGCGTTCTTCGTGGACGTTGCCAGTGACTACAAGTGCGATTTCGTCGTGTTCCCGGAGCTGTTCACGCTGCAGCTGCTTGGCTTGGCCAAGGCGCGGCGCCCGGGGTTGGCCGCACGCAAGCTGGCGGAGTTCACGCCGCGCTACCTCGAGCTGTTCAGCGCGCTCGCCATCAAACACGACGTGAACATCATCGGTGGCAGCCAGTTCACGGTCGAGAGCGGCAAGCTCTACAACATCTGCTACCTCTTCCGCCGCAACGGCACCATCGGCAAGCAGTACAAACTCCACATCACGCCCAGCGAGAAGAAATGGTGGGGCGTCGAGGGCGGGACTCAGGTCGAGGTCTTCGAGACCGACCGTGGCCGCATTGCGATGAACGTCTGCTACGACGTCGAGTTTCCAGAGCTGGCGCGCATTGCGGCCAAGCAGGGCGCGCAGATCCTGTTCGTGCCCTTCAACACGGACGAGCGGCACGGCTACCTGCGGGTGCGGCTGTGCGCGCAGGCTCGCGCCATCGAGAACCATCTCTACGTGGTCATCGCGGGGGTGACGGGAAACCTGCCCAACGTGGAGAACGCGGACATCCACTACGCGCAGTCGGCGGTACTGACCCCGTGCGACATCGCCTTTGCTCGCGACGGCGTCGCCAACGAGTGCCAACCCAACGTCGAGACGATCGTGATGTGCGACGTGGACCTGGAGTCGGTGCGGCGCCACCGGTACACGGGCAGCACGACCAACTGGAACGATCGACGCCCCGATCTCTACGAGCTCAACTACATCGTCGGCGGCGAGAAGACCGTGATCTGA
- a CDS encoding rhodanese-like domain-containing protein, with translation MLRRRFGDVSPSDARALVEGGALLLDVRTPGEYSSGHLPNAVNVPLGELGAKEAGLAPKDRPIVVYCASGVRSAAAESLLRRAGYAKVKNLGAMSRW, from the coding sequence ATGCTGCGCCGTCGTTTTGGTGACGTCTCGCCCTCGGATGCCCGGGCGCTGGTCGAAGGCGGTGCGCTGCTCTTGGACGTGCGCACGCCGGGTGAGTACTCGAGCGGGCACCTGCCGAACGCGGTCAACGTTCCCCTCGGGGAGCTGGGCGCGAAGGAAGCGGGCCTCGCGCCGAAAGATCGGCCCATCGTCGTCTATTGCGCCTCCGGCGTGCGCAGCGCCGCAGCCGAGTCACTGCTGCGCCGCGCGGGCTACGCCAAGGTGAAGAACCTGGGCGCGATGTCCCGCTGGTGA